The Halorientalis sp. IM1011 genome window below encodes:
- a CDS encoding BGTF surface domain-containing protein — MAVSPRRSCGPRLSDGKVAGTARNAQTQTMTGTKKKVRSLFLATLMVLSVVAPMVAFSGAAVANDSVIDEYDRDNDPTERQSNAYDERLTSSGGPYWQGQRLVINVDSSIDTDVVQVREAESRDGGGQRVGSLTTEVSLNDGEAIINTENFEGSYVLSTGASETSVINFENGLSDGTGHANFAANGSYNGGTTDGAQYAGVSTASFEITPQNVNVGFQSDESAQEEIYLEADSARTGYNMTVEADGLDDGEVVEIFEDELEEDDNSLGDVYDISSDTEYSGDGVLLEDVSSDANITSNFSAVDIGDYEFSFEVTDTGVTDTSSVSVTEEDDVDATILRGGVATAAQGDFAVIPIQLEETDEAKVNVGFNNVNFNATFRVEDGNDDGVVTVNMNTFIAGRYDGDLPAYVQGQVDSWTPDDENRTLAQSNDIANDTLDLALSADDNEDTVSLAGTSDINGDELGMVAGAADNLSEPTANVGISGPMEPDQYDVNVTHNGDELDVGTVQVVEPQVTDIKSWTMPGDVFSDVEEDETAELYEFANEGELTRDNSVAEGDVLVYQVQSTSMFGALKFVEEGTNDYAEALNTITRYDDNGNFKFSVEQTEESTAANQQEKELVLSSSNNNGIKVVPDERNSSLFVVMKEDNLQLTRSDLEDSANQQGNFGGNANLGMEDGEEYVANWTTFEDSDIGDETQTVTDRASIVEQSIDFDTDAGDVIRVAASAGQTISGSTSVAPGTELNIRLRSTGESPFLEDPEAVVSENGTFSATVDLSDRAQNATFVANAQGFDDDYDTQGVIGDAPTADITFDDQTVEEGAVSVDATLSDGGFVSIRSGSADGEIVGTSSYLDSGTTTADIDVSPLSNETTLYAVAHMDTNDNQALDFEPGGDTDTAYMLNGSAVSDSATVSPASEEPVDNTTEDPSDTTDEPVDTTEEPADTTEAPADTDEQTTTEGGPGFTAVLALVALVAAALLAVRRRD; from the coding sequence TTGGCAGTCTCCCCGCGGCGGTCGTGTGGGCCGCGGCTGTCCGACGGGAAAGTTGCTGGCACCGCCCGAAACGCACAAACACAAACTATGACAGGAACTAAAAAGAAGGTTCGCAGCCTGTTCCTCGCGACGCTGATGGTGCTGTCGGTAGTTGCACCGATGGTCGCGTTCTCAGGAGCAGCCGTTGCGAATGACAGCGTGATCGACGAATACGATCGCGATAATGATCCGACAGAACGGCAGAGTAATGCATATGACGAGCGTCTGACCTCCAGCGGCGGTCCGTACTGGCAGGGTCAGCGTCTCGTGATCAACGTTGATTCGAGTATCGACACGGACGTCGTTCAGGTCCGTGAGGCTGAGAGCCGCGACGGCGGCGGTCAGCGCGTTGGCTCACTGACGACAGAAGTCTCACTGAACGACGGCGAAGCTATCATCAACACGGAGAACTTCGAGGGTTCCTACGTCCTTTCGACGGGGGCCAGCGAGACGTCCGTGATCAACTTCGAGAATGGTCTCTCGGACGGAACTGGTCACGCTAACTTCGCCGCTAACGGTAGCTACAATGGCGGCACTACTGACGGTGCTCAGTATGCTGGTGTTTCCACGGCTTCCTTCGAGATCACCCCGCAGAACGTGAACGTCGGCTTCCAGTCCGACGAATCTGCGCAGGAGGAGATCTACCTCGAGGCCGACTCCGCCCGGACCGGCTACAACATGACGGTCGAGGCTGACGGCCTGGACGATGGCGAAGTCGTCGAAATCTTCGAAGACGAACTCGAGGAAGACGATAACTCGCTCGGTGATGTCTACGACATCAGCAGTGACACGGAGTACTCCGGTGACGGTGTCCTCCTCGAGGATGTCAGCAGTGACGCCAACATCACATCCAACTTCTCCGCAGTCGACATCGGAGACTACGAGTTCTCGTTCGAGGTCACGGACACGGGCGTTACGGACACCTCGTCCGTCTCGGTGACTGAAGAGGACGACGTCGACGCAACGATCCTCCGCGGCGGTGTCGCCACGGCAGCACAGGGTGACTTCGCGGTCATCCCGATCCAGCTTGAAGAGACGGACGAAGCCAAGGTCAACGTCGGCTTCAACAACGTCAACTTCAACGCGACCTTCCGTGTTGAAGACGGTAACGACGACGGCGTCGTTACGGTCAACATGAACACGTTCATCGCCGGTCGGTACGACGGCGACCTCCCGGCCTACGTTCAGGGTCAGGTTGACAGTTGGACGCCCGACGACGAAAATCGGACGCTCGCACAGAGCAACGATATCGCAAACGACACGCTTGACCTCGCTCTCTCGGCTGACGACAACGAGGACACTGTGAGTCTCGCTGGTACCAGCGACATCAACGGCGACGAACTCGGTATGGTCGCCGGTGCGGCTGACAATCTCAGTGAACCGACGGCTAACGTTGGTATCTCCGGTCCGATGGAACCTGACCAGTACGACGTCAACGTCACCCACAACGGTGACGAACTCGACGTCGGTACGGTCCAGGTCGTCGAACCGCAGGTCACGGACATCAAGAGCTGGACGATGCCCGGTGACGTCTTCTCCGACGTGGAAGAAGACGAGACCGCGGAACTCTACGAGTTCGCCAACGAGGGCGAACTGACCCGGGACAACTCCGTCGCGGAGGGCGACGTCCTGGTCTACCAGGTCCAGTCCACTAGCATGTTCGGCGCGCTAAAGTTCGTGGAAGAAGGCACGAACGACTACGCCGAAGCGCTGAACACGATCACCCGCTACGACGACAACGGGAACTTCAAGTTCAGTGTCGAGCAGACCGAAGAGAGCACGGCAGCGAACCAGCAGGAGAAAGAGCTGGTCCTGTCGTCGAGCAACAACAACGGTATCAAGGTCGTGCCGGACGAGCGCAACTCTTCCCTCTTCGTCGTGATGAAGGAAGACAACCTGCAGCTCACCCGGTCGGACCTTGAAGACTCTGCAAATCAGCAGGGTAACTTCGGCGGCAACGCCAACCTCGGCATGGAGGACGGTGAGGAGTACGTCGCCAACTGGACCACGTTCGAGGATTCGGACATCGGTGACGAGACGCAGACGGTCACCGACCGCGCGTCCATCGTCGAGCAGTCCATCGACTTCGACACGGACGCCGGTGACGTCATCCGCGTCGCCGCCTCTGCGGGCCAGACCATCTCTGGCTCCACGAGCGTCGCCCCCGGTACGGAGCTGAACATCCGGCTCCGCTCCACGGGCGAGAGTCCGTTCCTCGAGGACCCCGAAGCAGTCGTTAGCGAGAACGGCACGTTCAGCGCCACGGTCGATCTCTCCGACCGCGCGCAGAACGCGACGTTCGTCGCCAACGCGCAGGGCTTCGACGACGACTACGACACGCAGGGCGTCATCGGTGACGCACCGACCGCCGACATCACCTTCGACGACCAGACGGTCGAAGAGGGTGCTGTGAGTGTCGACGCGACCCTCTCGGACGGAGGCTTCGTCTCCATCCGTAGTGGCTCCGCCGACGGCGAAATCGTGGGCACGTCGAGTTACCTCGACTCCGGCACCACGACGGCTGACATCGACGTCAGCCCGCTGTCCAACGAGACCACGCTCTACGCGGTCGCGCACATGGACACGAACGACAACCAGGCCCTCGACTTCGAGCCTGGTGGCGACACCGACACGGCCTACATGCTGAACGGCTCCGCCGTCAGCGACTCGGCCACGGTCTCGCCCGCTTCCGAGGAACCTGTCGACAACACCACGGAAGATCCGTCCGACACGACGGACGAGCCTGTCGACACCACGGAAGAACCGGCTGACACCACCGAAGCGCCGGCTGACACCGACGAGCAGACGACCACCGAAGGCGGGCCCGGCTTCACGGCCGTCCTCGCCCTCGTCGCGCTGGTCGCCGCTGCCCTGCTGGCTGTCCGCCGCCGCGACTAA
- a CDS encoding TIGR04206 family protein, with product MDGRSEPDEDGGDSDARPPSRRVLAAIAVGLLPWTVLFRRQYLDLFFSFGLVPVGPSGVTTVTDFYFRHTAGLPEYLNAWGLGVLLFAVGLANALFGLVSERFGLALREDPRITAAMYVFAGFGQLVFVLGFLRRPSGYVAVPLGTLLLWGLVWRYYRRDLASMFRYGD from the coding sequence ATGGACGGCCGATCCGAACCCGACGAGGACGGGGGCGATTCGGACGCCCGACCGCCCTCCCGTCGCGTTCTCGCCGCCATCGCCGTTGGCCTTCTGCCGTGGACCGTCCTGTTCAGACGGCAGTACCTCGACCTGTTTTTCTCGTTCGGCCTCGTTCCGGTCGGTCCGTCGGGAGTGACGACGGTCACCGACTTCTACTTCCGGCACACGGCCGGGCTCCCCGAGTACCTGAACGCGTGGGGCCTGGGCGTGTTACTGTTCGCGGTCGGACTGGCGAACGCGCTGTTCGGACTGGTGAGCGAGCGGTTCGGCCTCGCCCTGCGGGAGGACCCACGGATCACGGCGGCGATGTACGTCTTCGCCGGCTTCGGACAGCTGGTGTTCGTGCTCGGGTTCCTCCGGCGGCCGTCCGGGTACGTCGCCGTCCCGCTCGGCACCCTCCTCCTGTGGGGGCTCGTCTGGCGGTACTACCGGCGCGATCTGGCCTCGATGTTCCGGTACGGTGACTGA
- a CDS encoding GTP-binding protein, whose translation MGLEEEIEEIEEEIAETPYNKSTEAHIGRLKSKLAQKKEQLEKQQSGSGGGGGYAVEKHGDATVALVGFPSVGKSTLLNALTNADSEVGEYEFTTLDVNPGMLQYNGANIQMLDVPGLIEGAAEGRGDGQAVLSVVRTADLVVFVMDVFEIDQYARLREELYKNDVRVDTEPPRVTIRRKGKGGIDVNASSDLELDEETIKQVLRDQGFVNADVTVGEDVDIDRLIDGVMDNRVYLPSIEVVNKADLIDPDYLPTVEENLRDHDIDPDEAVFISAEEGKGLDALKEKIWDALGLIRIYMDKPGRGVDYDEPLVLRSGDTVEDACEKLGGEFEERFRFARVSGPSAKHDEQQVGQDHELEDEDVLRLVTRK comes from the coding sequence ATGGGCCTGGAGGAGGAGATCGAGGAGATCGAGGAGGAGATAGCCGAGACTCCCTACAACAAGTCGACTGAGGCCCACATCGGCCGGCTGAAGTCCAAACTCGCACAGAAAAAGGAGCAACTCGAGAAACAGCAGTCTGGCTCGGGCGGTGGTGGCGGCTACGCCGTCGAGAAACACGGCGACGCCACCGTCGCCCTCGTGGGCTTCCCCAGCGTCGGCAAGTCGACGCTGTTGAACGCCCTGACCAACGCCGACAGCGAAGTCGGGGAGTACGAGTTCACCACGCTCGACGTCAACCCCGGCATGCTCCAGTACAACGGCGCGAACATCCAGATGCTGGACGTGCCCGGCCTCATCGAGGGCGCTGCCGAGGGCCGCGGTGACGGCCAGGCGGTCCTCTCGGTCGTCCGGACGGCCGATCTCGTGGTCTTCGTGATGGACGTGTTCGAGATAGACCAGTACGCGCGCCTGCGCGAAGAACTATACAAGAACGACGTCCGGGTCGACACCGAACCCCCGCGGGTGACCATCCGTCGGAAGGGGAAAGGCGGTATCGACGTGAACGCGAGTTCGGACCTCGAACTCGACGAGGAGACCATCAAGCAGGTCCTCCGCGACCAGGGGTTCGTCAACGCCGACGTGACCGTCGGCGAGGATGTCGACATCGACCGCCTCATCGACGGCGTGATGGACAACCGCGTCTACCTCCCCTCGATCGAGGTCGTCAACAAGGCCGATCTGATCGACCCGGACTACCTGCCGACCGTCGAGGAGAACCTCCGGGACCACGACATCGACCCCGACGAGGCGGTGTTCATCAGCGCCGAGGAGGGAAAGGGTCTGGACGCGCTGAAAGAGAAGATCTGGGACGCCCTCGGCCTGATCCGGATCTACATGGACAAACCGGGACGGGGCGTCGACTACGACGAACCCCTCGTCCTGCGGTCGGGTGACACCGTCGAGGACGCCTGCGAGAAACTCGGCGGCGAGTTCGAGGAACGGTTCCGCTTCGCCCGTGTCTCCGGCCCCAGCGCCAAACACGACGAGCAACAGGTCGGCCAGGACCACGAACTCGAAGACGAGGACGTGCTCCGACTCGTGACCCGGAAGTGA
- a CDS encoding APC family permease, giving the protein MSSGSHGERKPEAELGLLDATMIGMGAMIGAGIFVLTGLATEIAGPAAIAVFALNGVVTAFTGLSYAELASAIPKSGGGYAFVREVFDDLSSFLMGWMLWFAYMIAGALYALGFAPNFLELLHVYGLAPAPGQVGAITLPVVEAAVPVSVGLAFTAVLLLVALNAASTAASGSVETIFTLVKVAILVVFVAFGALSPMFSTAEFQPLFPVDGSAFAIIPAMGLTFIAFEGYDLITTVTEEVKNPRENIPKAIFLSLAVTVVVYLAVVTVAVGTLGAQGLAEAGEAGIAQAATEFMPTGLPVIQNGGAIIVFGAVFSTLTALNAVVIASSRVAFSMGREGQLLPSIGQLHHRFGTPFVAILASAVVMLASVALPTKSAGNMSSLFFLLSFIVVNGAVIRLRRERPDMKRPYEMPYYPAPPVLGILLNLVLTSVLIWYLVQTDPLALVLSVGWILLGGLAYVGLNRYRSSGEASGSLADPGASETTAEPVPGEDD; this is encoded by the coding sequence ATGAGTAGCGGGAGCCACGGCGAACGCAAGCCCGAGGCCGAACTCGGCCTGCTCGACGCCACCATGATCGGCATGGGCGCGATGATCGGCGCGGGCATCTTCGTGTTGACCGGACTGGCCACCGAGATCGCCGGCCCTGCCGCGATCGCCGTCTTCGCGTTGAACGGCGTCGTCACGGCCTTCACCGGCCTCTCCTACGCCGAGCTCGCCTCGGCGATTCCCAAAAGCGGTGGCGGATACGCCTTCGTGCGCGAGGTGTTCGACGACCTGAGTTCGTTCCTGATGGGCTGGATGCTCTGGTTCGCGTACATGATCGCCGGTGCACTGTACGCCCTGGGCTTCGCCCCGAACTTCCTCGAGCTGCTCCACGTCTACGGCCTCGCTCCAGCCCCCGGTCAGGTGGGCGCAATCACGCTCCCGGTGGTCGAGGCTGCCGTCCCGGTCAGCGTCGGCCTGGCCTTCACCGCGGTCCTGTTGCTGGTGGCGCTGAACGCCGCCTCCACGGCCGCGAGCGGGAGCGTCGAGACCATCTTCACGCTCGTGAAGGTCGCCATTCTCGTCGTCTTCGTCGCCTTCGGTGCGCTGTCCCCGATGTTCTCGACCGCCGAGTTCCAGCCGCTGTTCCCCGTGGACGGCTCGGCCTTCGCGATCATCCCCGCGATGGGACTGACCTTCATCGCCTTCGAGGGGTACGACCTCATCACGACGGTGACGGAGGAAGTGAAGAACCCGCGGGAGAACATCCCGAAGGCCATCTTCCTGAGCCTCGCGGTGACCGTCGTGGTCTACCTCGCGGTCGTCACGGTCGCCGTCGGGACCCTCGGGGCACAGGGGCTGGCCGAGGCCGGCGAGGCCGGGATCGCACAGGCGGCGACCGAGTTCATGCCGACTGGCCTGCCGGTGATCCAGAACGGGGGTGCGATCATCGTCTTCGGCGCGGTGTTCTCGACGCTGACCGCGCTGAACGCCGTCGTCATCGCCTCGTCACGGGTCGCGTTCTCGATGGGGCGGGAAGGGCAGTTGCTCCCCTCGATCGGCCAGTTACACCACCGGTTCGGGACGCCGTTCGTCGCGATTCTGGCGAGCGCGGTGGTTATGCTCGCCTCAGTTGCTCTGCCGACCAAGAGCGCGGGGAACATGTCCAGCCTGTTTTTCCTGCTCTCTTTCATCGTCGTCAACGGCGCGGTCATCCGCCTGCGCCGCGAGCGACCCGACATGAAACGGCCCTACGAGATGCCGTACTACCCGGCACCGCCAGTGCTGGGAATCCTGTTGAACCTGGTGCTGACGAGCGTACTGATCTGGTACCTGGTACAGACGGACCCGCTGGCGCTCGTTCTCAGCGTCGGCTGGATACTCCTTGGCGGACTGGCGTACGTCGGGTTGAACCGGTATCGGTCGTCCGGGGAGGCCAGCGGATCGCTAGCGGACCCGGGCGCATCAGAAACGACTGCCGAACCCGTTCCAGGGGAGGACGACTGA
- a CDS encoding VOC family protein, translated as MHATLDHTMMRVEDLEESLDWYRTHFDYEEYGRWEADTFTNVFLGPADKHEDGALLELTYNHDDRTYDFGDAWGHVAVRCEDVYEAYDELMDEGVEDYRDPDSCGGQYAFVTDPDGHEIEIVERDHGAKWSLDHTMLRVEDADEAIGWFTRKLDYRLFRREEFDDFALYFLKPEDAAPEEMSVELTYNYDGRTYDVGDAWGHVAVQADDLQKFWDTLLTRHAEDYRDPESCDDRYAFTKTMDGHEVEVVTN; from the coding sequence ATGCACGCGACGCTCGATCACACGATGATGCGCGTCGAGGACCTCGAGGAGTCCCTCGACTGGTACCGGACCCACTTCGACTACGAGGAGTACGGCCGCTGGGAGGCCGACACCTTCACCAACGTCTTCCTCGGCCCCGCGGACAAACACGAGGACGGTGCGCTGCTGGAACTCACCTACAACCACGACGACCGGACCTACGACTTCGGCGACGCGTGGGGGCACGTTGCGGTGCGCTGTGAGGACGTGTACGAGGCCTACGACGAACTGATGGACGAGGGCGTCGAGGACTACCGCGATCCCGACTCCTGTGGCGGGCAGTACGCGTTCGTGACGGATCCGGACGGCCACGAGATCGAGATCGTCGAGCGAGACCACGGCGCGAAGTGGAGCCTCGACCACACCATGCTGCGCGTCGAGGACGCCGACGAAGCCATCGGCTGGTTCACCCGGAAACTCGACTATCGACTGTTCCGCCGCGAGGAGTTCGACGATTTCGCACTCTACTTCCTCAAGCCCGAGGACGCCGCCCCCGAGGAGATGTCCGTCGAACTCACGTACAACTACGACGGGCGCACGTACGACGTGGGCGACGCGTGGGGCCACGTCGCGGTGCAGGCCGACGACCTCCAGAAGTTCTGGGACACGCTGCTGACTCGCCACGCCGAGGATTACCGCGACCCAGAGAGCTGTGACGACCGCTACGCGTTCACGAAGACGATGGACGGCCACGAAGTCGAGGTCGTGACGAACTGA
- the artA gene encoding archaeosortase A encodes MIETVLGALAWLNQWSDPLAWLVVAAFVAGALLDWYDPDSDIARPVTVGAWVLFAVFWFTLIYHFAFVQKSIVEGIGTLIAVPGCLYVAVLLRRGRDTLFVLSRAVAVMGAVYLPFEAILVLQEVLIEMVVRHTEFLMGLLGYHPEIIQGSAVNPDYESFRNTFTFQHGPDYRVAYTIVIACTGIGSMAIMLGLIAAVRAPMRRKLRAVAVSIPVIYALNLVRNVFIGLSFGNMKMQWFPELTASVFAFSLAQDPARVSYYWADRIIAQSASVVALVVITWLVVRELPEVLIIIEDLLYMATGSEYDLRGALDVKPVRADGE; translated from the coding sequence ATGATCGAGACGGTGCTGGGTGCGCTGGCGTGGCTCAACCAGTGGTCGGATCCGCTGGCGTGGCTGGTGGTCGCGGCGTTCGTCGCCGGAGCACTGCTGGACTGGTACGATCCGGACAGCGATATCGCCCGTCCCGTCACCGTCGGTGCGTGGGTGCTGTTCGCCGTCTTCTGGTTCACGCTGATCTATCACTTCGCGTTCGTCCAGAAGAGCATCGTCGAGGGGATCGGGACGCTGATCGCGGTCCCTGGCTGTCTGTACGTCGCGGTCTTGCTCCGGCGGGGACGGGACACGCTGTTCGTCCTCTCGCGGGCCGTCGCGGTGATGGGGGCGGTCTACCTGCCCTTCGAGGCGATCCTCGTCCTGCAGGAGGTCCTCATCGAGATGGTCGTCCGCCACACCGAGTTCCTGATGGGGCTGCTCGGTTACCATCCCGAGATTATCCAGGGGAGTGCGGTCAATCCGGACTACGAGTCGTTCCGGAACACGTTCACGTTCCAGCACGGACCGGACTACCGGGTCGCGTACACGATCGTCATCGCCTGTACCGGCATCGGGAGCATGGCCATCATGCTGGGGCTGATCGCGGCCGTCCGTGCGCCCATGCGGCGGAAACTCCGCGCCGTGGCCGTCTCGATTCCCGTCATCTACGCGCTCAATCTCGTCCGGAACGTGTTCATCGGGCTCTCCTTCGGGAACATGAAGATGCAGTGGTTCCCGGAGCTAACTGCGAGCGTGTTCGCCTTCTCGCTGGCCCAGGATCCGGCGCGAGTGTCGTACTACTGGGCCGACCGGATCATCGCGCAGAGCGCGTCGGTCGTCGCGCTGGTCGTGATCACGTGGCTGGTGGTGCGTGAACTCCCAGAGGTGCTGATCATCATCGAGGATCTGCTGTACATGGCGACCGGGAGCGAGTACGATCTGCGGGGCGCGCTGGACGTCAAGCCGGTGCGGGCCGACGGCGAGTAA
- a CDS encoding TrkA family potassium uptake protein produces the protein MTQDLNVIIVGGGRVGFQTTAILADRGHDITVVERDPEVCDAIADEYVATIIQGDATDPAILEQADVERADVIAGLTASTGVNLAVCLEAKEMNGGGIRTIARVERLGGEEYTRFVDDVVFPERAGARMAANEIVGGDVESISDVTETLDIMQVRVADGAPAAGKRLADVNFPTGTLVVSDDDGERIAGPETTLDPGKRYVVAVEPDVADEVMNLLRG, from the coding sequence ATGACTCAGGACCTGAACGTCATCATCGTTGGCGGTGGACGCGTCGGTTTCCAGACAACGGCCATCCTCGCGGACAGGGGCCACGACATCACCGTCGTCGAGCGCGACCCGGAAGTGTGTGACGCGATCGCCGACGAGTACGTCGCGACGATCATCCAGGGCGACGCGACGGATCCGGCGATCCTCGAACAGGCCGACGTGGAACGCGCCGACGTGATCGCGGGGCTGACCGCCTCGACCGGCGTGAACCTCGCCGTCTGTCTCGAAGCAAAGGAGATGAACGGTGGCGGTATCCGAACCATCGCCCGCGTCGAGCGCCTGGGCGGCGAGGAGTACACGCGGTTCGTCGACGACGTAGTGTTTCCAGAACGCGCGGGCGCACGCATGGCCGCAAACGAGATCGTCGGCGGCGACGTGGAGAGCATCAGCGACGTGACCGAGACACTGGACATCATGCAGGTCCGGGTGGCCGACGGCGCGCCGGCGGCGGGCAAGCGACTGGCGGACGTGAACTTCCCGACGGGGACGCTCGTCGTCTCCGACGACGACGGCGAGCGCATCGCCGGTCCGGAGACGACGCTCGATCCGGGGAAACGCTACGTGGTCGCCGTCGAGCCTGACGTGGCCGACGAAGTCATGAACCTGCTTCGCGGTTAG